In one Oryza glaberrima chromosome 2, OglaRS2, whole genome shotgun sequence genomic region, the following are encoded:
- the LOC127764702 gene encoding uncharacterized protein LOC127764702, producing MHKRSKSCEPSSEMDERRRRGGVGGNGATTCDDSACGARAAASSASSSSSSATTSHCSSVSVYRAKINGAPRHVTAVWHRTLINQSFTISIDGGGGGGAGAGDDGALSHKVELKPWPFWSKRGAKTLDVDGDRLDIVWDLRSAKFPASSPEPAAGYYVALVSRDEVVLLLGDGKKDAFKRTRSRPSLDDAVLVSRRESVSGRRTFAARAPLAAGRKDHEIVVDSAIAGPREPEMRITVDGVVLVHVRSLQWKFRGNETVIVDQSPVQVLWDVHDWIFAGGPAAQAVFVFKPGAPPPGGDRCGRRGGGGGGAGGIGDEGGYSFFLQAWKTE from the coding sequence ATGCACAAGCGATCCAAATCCTGCGAGCCGTCCAGCGAGAtggacgagcgccgccgccgcggcggcgtcggcggcaatggcgcgaCGACCTGCGACGACTCGGCGTGCGGCgccagggcggcggcgtcgtcggcgtcgtcgtcgtcgtcctcggcgacgacgtcgcACTGCTCCAGCGTCTCCGTCTACCGCGCCAAGATCAACGGCGCCCCGCGCCACGTGACCGCCGTGTGGCACCGGACCCTCATCAACCAGTCCTTCACCATctccatcgacggcggcggcggcggcggcgccggagccggggACGACGGGGCGCTCAGCCACAAGGTGGAGCTGAAGCCGTGGCCGTTCTGGAGCAAGAGGGGCGCCAAGAcgctcgacgtcgacggcgaccggcTCGACATCGTCTGGGACCTCCGGTCGGCCAAGTTCCCGGCGAGCAGCCCGGAGCCCGCCGCCGGCTACTACGTGGCGCTGGTGAGCCGCGACGaggtcgtcctcctcctcggcgacggcaaGAAGGACGCGTTCAAGCGGACCAGGTCCCGCCCGTcgctcgacgacgccgtgcTCGTGTCGCGCCGCGAGAGCGTCTCCGGCAGGCGCAccttcgccgcccgcgcgccgctcgccgccggcagaAAGGACCACGAGATCGTCGTGGACAGCGCCATCGCCGGGCCGAGGGAGCCGGAGATGCGGATCACGGTGGACGGCGTCGTGCTGGTGCACGTCAGGAGCCTGCAGTGGAAGTTCAGGGGCAACGAGACGGTGATCGTCGACCAGTCGCCGGTGCAGGTGCTCTGGGACGTCCACGACTGGATCTTCgccggcggcccggcggcgcAGGCCGTCTTCGTCTTCAagcccggcgcgccgccgccgggcggggACAGGtgcggccgccgtggcggcggcggcggcggcgccggcggcatcgGCGACGAAGGTGGCTACAGCTTCTTCCTCCAGGCGTGGAAGACGGAGTGA
- the LOC127764703 gene encoding uncharacterized protein LOC127764703: MSLSTIARRLCCSRPTSGGRLSAVWAHLYSTEAAKDTGAKKYKYPEVYDPYGPMSPPSQKVVDLADRIAALPPEEIKQIAPALLLRLNQPPPQAISGQGFSFSPQGGGGAAGAAKAEEKKAEKTVFDVKLEKFDAAAKIKIIKEIRTFTDLGLKEAKELVEKAPVILKQSLTKEEAEAIIEKIKVAGGVAVME, from the coding sequence ATGAGTCTCTCTACCATAGCAAGACGACTATGTTGTTCAAGACCAACATCTGGGGGTCGTCTTTCAGCGGTTTGGGCTCATTTGTACAGCACAGAGGCTGCCAAAGACACAGGTGCTAAGAAGTATAAATACCCTGAAGTCTATGATCCATACGGGCCTATGTCACCTCCATCGCAGAAAGTTGTGGATCTTGCTGATCGCATTGCTGCCCTCCCTCCTGAGGAGATCAAACAGATTGCTCCGGCTCTCCTTCTCAGACTGAACCAACCCCCACCACAGGCAATTTCTGGACAGGGTTTCAGTTTCAGTCCTCAAGGTGGTGGCGGTGCTGCTGGTGCTGCAAAGGCAGAGGAGAAGAAAGCAGAGAAAACAGTCTTTGACGTCAAGCTGGAGAAATTTGACGCTGCTGCTAAAATTAAGATCATCAAGGAGATTAGAACATTCACAGATTTGGGGCTGAAGGAGGCGAAGGAGCTAGTGGAGAAGGCCCCTGTCATTCTGAAGCAGTCACTCACGAAGGAGGAAGctgaggcaatcatagagaagATTAAGGTAGCTGGCGGTGTCGCTGTGATGGAGTGA
- the LOC127763914 gene encoding uncharacterized protein LOC127763914: MASEAIVSGVVADMAGRLVSLVAGHLLADRRGVYDKLRRVRRLVVRIESAVEAAEARRITGRALLAWLSDLVDGAHQGRYFLDAFPVVADHDGDGDVEVAPSSFNPAKRLRVAARRLVFRDGGGAAAELDGVLADLESVSGDLTGFIMMLQSCPPAMHRPLATNIYADSQMFGRQVERRRVFDFLLQDGDGDDGGEPAAAELGVLSIIGRSGLGKTTLVQHVCDDPAVRRRFSRIILVDFHCVSLMAAGETTALLRSLFAAAAAAAGTGSTSISGVGEKLRLLEKNLRGERLLIVFDNVDARRRPAVDAIMRALRRGGRRGSKVIVTSSDARHVAGLATAADTITLRPPPPAEYWLFFKAHAFGGADDADADQRLAAAGQAIAERLRLRASYFGGKALGALLRWRPDHRLWRRVLSSGAADLPCLGTGDYIAAAAGCLFPPHLNLHGVTVSRSPLRGLVGLHGSSLMTPPPTDSGRRLPELPVLLCKSVFPSYCLYYAAHCTIDDTEIKQ; encoded by the coding sequence ATGGCTAGCGAGGCCATCGTCtccggcgtcgtcgccgacaTGGCCGGCAGGCTCGTttccctcgtcgccggccacctgCTGGCCGACCGGAGGGGCGTCTACGACAAGCTGCGGAGGGTGCGGCGCCTGGTCGTCAGGATCGAgagcgcggtggaggcggccgaGGCGAGGCGGATCACCGGGCGCGCGCTCCTCGCGTGGCTCTCGGACCTCGTCGACGGCGCGCACCAGGGCCGCTACTTCCTCGACGCGTTCCCCGTGGTGGCggaccacgacggcgacggcgacgtcgaggtggcgccgtcgtcgttcaACCCCGCCAAGCGGCTGCGCGTCGCGGCGAGGAGGCTGGTGttccgcgacggcggcggcgcggctgcggaGCTCGACGGCGTCCTTGCCGACCTAGAGAGTGTCTCCGGCGATCTCACCGGGTTTATCATGATGCTTCAGAGCTGCCCGCCGGCGATGCACCGGCCGCTGGCCACGAACATCTACGCGGACAGCCAGATGTTCGGCCGGCAGGTCGAGAGGCGCCGCGTCTTCGACTTCTTGCTGcaagacggcgacggcgatgacggcggcgagccggcggcggcggagctcggcgtcCTCTCGATCATCGGCCGTTCCGGCCTCGGGAAGACCACGCTCGTGCAGCACGTCTGCGACGAccccgccgtgcgccgccgcttctcGCGGATCATCCTGGTGGACTTCCACTGCGTGAGCCTCATGGCGGCCGGCGAGACGACTGCTCTACTGCGCTCcctgttcgccgccgccgccgccgccgctggcacgGGGAGCACTAGCATCTCCGGCGTCGGCGAGAAGCTGAGACTTCTCGAGAAGAATCTGCGCGGCGAGAGGCTGCTCATCGTGTTCGACAACGTCGAcgcgcggaggaggccggcggtcGACGCGATCATGCGGGcgctgcggcgcggcggccggcgagggagcAAGGTCATCGTGACGAGCAGCGACGCCAGGCACGTCGCGGGCCTCGCCACCGCGGCGGACACCATCACCctccgccccccgccgccggcggagtaTTGGCTCTTCTTCAAGGCGCACGCGTtcggcggcgcggacgacgccgacgccgaccagcggctggcggcggcggggcaagCCATCGCCGAGAGGCTCCGCCTGCGCGCGTCCTACTTCGGCGGGAAGGCGCTGGGCGCCCTCCTCCGGTGGCGCCCCGACCACCGGCTCTGGCGCAGGGTGCtgagcagcggcgccgccgacctGCCATGCCTCGGCACCGGCGACTacatcgccgcggcggccggctgccTGTTCCCGCCGCACCTGAACCTCCACGGCGTCACCGTCTCCCGCTCGCCGCTGAGAGGTCTCGTCGGCCTCCATGGCTCCTCCTTGATGACTCCTCCTCCCAccgactccggccgccgcttgcCGGAGTTGCCCGTGTTGCTGTGCAAGTCAGTCTTCCCTTCCTACTGCCTCTACTACGCCGCGCATTGCACCATCGATGATACGGAAATCAAAcagtaa
- the LOC127761281 gene encoding putative disease resistance RPP13-like protein 3: MASDAIVSGVVADMVGRLMSLVAGQLRDRRGDAEEKLRRLRRLVVRIESAVEAAEARRITGRALLAWLSELVDGALQGRYFLDAFPVATDHDGGGRREAAVANPLNPAKRLRVAARRLVFWDGGAAAELDGVLADLESVSGDLTGFITMLQSCPPALHRPLNTNIYADSQMFGRQVERRRVFDFLLHDSDGDGGGEPAGAELAVLSIVGRQGLGKTTLVQHVCNDLEVRRRFSLIIELDFHCLSLMAAGETALLLRSMFAGTGGAASATTTSVFGDSGETLALLERRLRGVRFLAVFDSVDERRRRVIDAIMPTLRRGRRGSKVIVTSRHAEHVAGLAAAAADTITLRPPPPAEYWLFFKAHAFGGADAEADPRLVAAGQAIAKRLRLAASFFGGKMLAALLRSRPDPRFWRTVLSSGAADLPCLGYADDAVAGRLFPPHVTLQSVTMSRSPERGILSLQDSCLVTPPATQSGDHHRRRRSPELPVLLCKSVFPSYCIYYTAHCTISDSDTDNKQ; encoded by the coding sequence ATGGCCAGCGACGCCATCGTCtccggcgtcgtcgccgacaTGGTCGGCAGGCTCATgtccctcgtcgccggccagctGCGCGACCGGCGGGGCGACGCCGAGGAGAAGCTGCGCAGGCTGCGGCGCCTCGTCGTCAGGATCGAGAGCGCGGTGGAGGCCGCCGAGGCGAGGCGGATCACCGGCCGCGCGCTCCTCGCGTGGCTCTccgagctcgtcgacggcgcGCTCCAGGGCCGCTACTTCCTCGACGCGTTCCCCGTGGCGACggatcacgacggcggcgggcgccgcgaggcggcggtggcgaaccCGCTCAACCCGGCCAAGCGGCTGCGCGTCGCGGCGAGGAGGCTGGTGTTctgggacggcggcgcggctgcggaGCTCGACGGCGTCCTTGCCGACCTGGAGAGCGTCTCCGGCGATCTCACCGGGTTCATCACGATGCTGCAGAGCTGCCCGCCGGCGCTGCACCGGCCGCTGAACACGAACATCTACGCCGACAGCCAGATGTTTGGCCGGCAGGTCGAGAGGCGCCGCGTCTTCGACTTCTTGCTGCAtgacagcgacggcgatggcggcggcgagccggcggggGCAGAGCTCGCCGTCCTCTCGATAGTTGGCCGCCAAGGCCTCGGGAAGACGACGCTCGTGCAGCACGTCTGCAACGAcctcgaggttcgccgccgctTCTCGCTGATCATTGAGCTGGACTTCCATTGCTTGAGCCTCATGGCGGCCGGCGAGACGGCGCTGCTCCTGCGCTCCATGttcgccggcaccggcggcgcggcgagcgccaccaccaccagcgtgttcggcgacagcggcgagaCGCTGGCACTCCTCGAGCGGAGGCTGCGCGGGGTGAGGTTCCTGGCCGTGTTCGACAGCGTcgacgagcggaggcggcgggtgaTCGACGCGATCATGCCGACGctgcggcgcggccggcgagggagCAAGGTCATCGTGACGAGCAGGCACGCCGAGCACGTCgcgggcctcgccgccgccgccgcggacaccATCACCctccgccccccgccgccggcggagtaCTGGCTCTTCTTCAAGGCGCACGCGTtcggcggcgcggacgccgaGGCCGACCcgcggctggtggcggcggggcaggCCATCGCCAAGCGGctgcgcctcgccgcctccttcttcgGCGGCAAGATGCTCGCCGCGCTGCTGCGGTCGCGCCCCGACCCGCGCTTCTGGCGCACCGTGCtgagcagcggcgccgccgacctGCCGTGCCTCGGctacgccgacgacgccgtcgccggccgcctgtTCCCGCCGCACGTCACCTTGCAGAGCGTCACCATGTCGCGCTCGCCGGAGAGAGGAATCCTCAGTCTCCAGGACTCCTGTTTGGTTACTCCTCCGGCGACTCAGTCCGGcgatcaccaccgccgccgccgctcgccggagttgCCCGTGTTGCTGTGCAAGTCAGTCTTCCCTTCCTACTGCATCTACTACACCGCTCATTGCACGATCAGTGACAGTGACACTGACAACAAACAATGA
- the LOC127761282 gene encoding peptidyl-prolyl cis-trans isomerase FKBP16-1, chloroplastic, with protein MAPASLTRLTNPLPCASPSPRCRRRPGRSPPARAAACGVVSRRRAVSEMAILGGAAAAAASCCVDLFFAHMPARAATLEPDVIRYRKLDSGVKLEDVVDGEGPEAREGDVVQFNYVCRRANGYFVHSTVDQFSGESKPVTLALDGKEMIRGLKDVIVGMKTGGKRRALIPPQVGYTDESLQPIPEEFGPRRSLLSHAKEPLVFEVQLLKVL; from the exons ATGGCGCCCGCGTCGCTGACGAGATTGACCAACCCGTTGCCGTGCGCCTCTCCATCTCCAAG atgccggcgccggccgggGAGATctccgccggcgagggcggcggcgtgcggggtGGTTTCCAGGAGGAGGGCGGTGTCGGAGATGGCGATtcttggcggcgccgccgcggccgcggcctcctGCTGCGTCGATCTCTTCTTCGCCCACATGCCTGCCCGTGCCGCCACGCTGGAGCCTGATGTGATCAG GTACAGAAAGCTGGACAGTGGAGTGAAGCTTGAAG ATGTTGTGGATGGCGAGGGTCCAGAAGCACGTGAAGGAGATGTCGTGCAATTCAACTATGTGTGCCGCCGCGCAAATGGTTATTTCGTGCATAG CACGGTTGACCAGTTTAGCGGCGAGAGTAAGCCGGTCACACTTGCACTTGATGGAAAAGAG ATGATTCGAGGTCTCAAAGACGTCATCGTTGGAATGAAAACAGGAG GTAAGAGGAGAGCTCTGATACCTCCTCAAGTAGGTTACACTGATGAGAGCTTGCAGCCCATACCAGAAGAG TTCGGTCCACGGCGAAGCCTCCTGTCACATGCCAAGGAGCCTCTGGTGTTTGAGGTTCAGCTGCTCAAGGTCCTCTGA
- the LOC127764151 gene encoding F-box protein At3g07870-like: MEDNNDEILDGQNEEVQSQVSLPQDIQRIIIGFLPGRTVLKFCSVCKFWRDCIVEPAFVDHHLNCALRFRQAIACFTSVDNGLVQMYMFDPITVNFKRTEPVFSSRFHMSQPCNGMVCTYDLKGAAEVLNPTTRKHLTLPASESVYQAQYSEYFLGYVHSTKEYKVVALRHWIKHLTFEVCTIGTLSWRTVRGSEEEELLKTTKPVVVNDEMHWLLLDDESSHFTRKILSFNLTDEKFSYLDVPDSVRDRDLELVEGEGKLHLWSMPCKGAAYTESEIWLADSTRQFWVHLHNIAHPSVLGTKPFFMYKSKLFLGSQKRFIYIDILDGTVCYVDIPSGENIISSGMFVESFVPALTGTGLVNSMTLLTGSRYAGSSSRGSGPSSRAAGSSSTRTRRSPAASRWSSAVVQSSKRAKRTINLVWKMYTEGTSKIQQGL; encoded by the coding sequence ATGGAAGACAATAATGATGAAATTCTTGATGGGCAAAATGAAGAAGTGCAATCCCAAGTTTCTCTTCCTCAAGATATTCAGCGGATTATTATTGGTTTCCTACCCGGTAGGACTGTTCTCAAGTTCTGCAGTGTGTGCAAGTTCTGGAGAGACTGCATTGTAGAACCTGCTTTTGTGGATCACCACCTCAACTGTGCTCTCCGCTTCCGCCAGGCCATTGCCTGCTTCACCTCAGTTGATAACGGTCTTGTCCAGATGTACATGTTTGATCCCATCACAGTGAACTTCAAAAGAACAGAGCCTGTGTTCTCATCTAGGTTTCACATGTCACAACCCTGCAACGGCATGGTGTGCACCTATGATTTAAAAGGTGCTGCTGAAGTTTTGAATCCAACAACAAGGAAGCATTTGACGCTGCCAGCTTCAGAAAGTGTATATCAGGCTCAATATTCGGAATATTTTCTTGGATATGTGCACTCTACAAAAGAGTATAAGGTAGTCGCTCTCCGCCATTGGATAAAGCACTTGACATTTGAAGTCTGCACTATTGGCACGTTGTCATGGAGGACGGTACGTGGATCTGAAGAGGAAGAACTCCTGAAGACAACAAAGCCGGTTGTTGTTAATGATGAAATGCATTGGCTACTTCTTGATGATGAATCATCTCACTTTACTCGAAAAATCCTCTCATTCAACTTGACAGATGAGAAGTTTTCATATCTTGATGTCCCAGACAGTGTAAGAGACCGTGATTTGGAATTAGTCGAGGGGGAAGGGAAACTTCATTTATGGTCTATGCCTTGTAAAGGGGCAGCATATACAGAATCAGAGATTTGGCTGGCAGACTCAACCCGGCAATTCTGGGTTCACTTGCACAATATTGCCCATCCCTCTGTTTTGGGCACGAAGccatttttcatgtacaagagCAAGCTCTTTCTGGGGAGCCAAAAGAGATTCATCTATATTGATATTTTGGATGGGACGGTTTGCTACGTTGATATTCCTTCTGGTGAAAATATCATATCTTCTGGCATGTTTGTGGAGAGCTTTGTACCTGCTTTGACAGGCACAGGCTTGGTGAACTCAATGACATTATTAACCGGTTCTCGTTATGCTGGGTCATCATCAAGAGGCTCTGGACCATCTTCTCGTGCTGCTGGATCTTCCTCAACAAGAACTCGACGTTCACCCGCTGCCTCCAGGTGGTCCTCAGCAGTTGTGCAATCCTCCAAGCGGGCGAAAAGAACAATAAACTTAGTGTGGAAGATGTATACAGAAGGCACAAGCAAGATTCAGCAGGGGCTATGA